The proteins below are encoded in one region of Qingshengfaniella alkalisoli:
- a CDS encoding ABC transporter ATP-binding protein — MRDAGLPLDVCDLVLTGDRGRDIVTIPRLTVAAGEAVGLRGASGAGKSSLLFVLAGLTSRMQGGVLWGETDIVSLPPDARAAFRADHMGIVFQDFLLFEEMDARGNAAVQAMFRTRAQRAALREGAERELAALGLSDTGRRVDSFSGGERQRVAVARALAAKPRVILADEPTANLDRATGDRLIEDLLRLRDGSGQTIIVVSHDERLLRRMDRVLVMEGGRIV, encoded by the coding sequence ATGCGTGACGCCGGATTGCCGCTCGACGTGTGTGATCTGGTCTTAACCGGCGATAGGGGCCGGGATATCGTGACCATTCCGCGTTTGACCGTTGCCGCAGGCGAGGCAGTTGGCTTGCGCGGCGCTTCGGGTGCCGGGAAGTCCAGCTTGCTGTTTGTCCTGGCAGGTCTGACGTCGCGGATGCAAGGCGGGGTGTTGTGGGGCGAAACGGATATCGTGTCTTTGCCTCCCGATGCACGGGCAGCATTTCGTGCGGATCATATGGGCATCGTTTTCCAGGACTTCCTGTTGTTCGAGGAAATGGATGCGCGCGGCAATGCGGCTGTGCAGGCGATGTTTCGAACTCGGGCACAGAGAGCTGCATTGCGCGAGGGTGCAGAACGAGAACTTGCGGCGCTCGGCCTGTCCGATACGGGACGTCGCGTGGACAGCTTTTCAGGCGGCGAGCGGCAGCGGGTGGCAGTTGCGCGAGCCCTGGCAGCGAAGCCACGGGTCATTCTGGCCGATGAACCGACCGCCAATCTGGACCGCGCGACCGGCGATCGGTTGATCGAGGATCTGTTGCGACTGCGCGATGGTTCCGGGCAAACGATCATTGTCGTCAGCCATGATGAGCGGTTGCTTCGCCGGATGGACCGGGTCCTGGTGATGGAGGGCGGTCGTATTGTCTGA
- a CDS encoding DUF2950 domain-containing protein translates to MRVAVYLAGVMLACGVSQVSAQEYDTPEAALEALIDALDSEEPIDAAAAVVGEGSADLLSTGDPKLDDENRLLFVEMYGEGHRFEIDPSGPVVLHLGDEDWPFPIPLTRTDSGKWGFDVEAGRDEMALREIGGNELDVIDLMRAYVLLQAEYRLIDADGDGVMEFAGHILSSEGTRDGLFWPERDDSPVGDLVAQAAATGYTTEDGVQEPEPYLGYYYHILTEQGENAPGGAMSYVINGNQVAGHALLAYPAEYGVTGITSFMVSENGIVLEADLGEDTLSIANAIESFDPDGAWVPVADR, encoded by the coding sequence ATGCGTGTTGCAGTTTATCTTGCTGGCGTGATGCTGGCTTGCGGAGTGTCCCAGGTCTCCGCGCAGGAATACGATACCCCTGAAGCGGCACTTGAGGCATTGATCGATGCGCTGGATTCGGAGGAGCCGATCGATGCGGCGGCAGCGGTTGTCGGCGAGGGGTCGGCCGACTTGTTGAGCACGGGCGATCCGAAGCTCGACGACGAGAATCGCCTGCTGTTTGTTGAGATGTATGGCGAGGGCCATCGGTTCGAGATCGACCCCAGCGGCCCCGTCGTCCTGCACCTGGGCGATGAGGACTGGCCATTCCCCATCCCGTTGACCCGCACTGACAGCGGCAAATGGGGATTTGATGTCGAGGCGGGCAGGGATGAAATGGCCCTTCGCGAGATCGGCGGCAACGAGCTGGATGTGATTGATCTGATGCGGGCCTATGTGTTGTTGCAGGCCGAATACCGTCTAATCGATGCCGATGGTGACGGGGTGATGGAATTCGCGGGTCACATCCTGTCCAGCGAAGGCACACGCGACGGGCTGTTCTGGCCGGAACGGGACGACAGCCCTGTGGGCGATCTGGTCGCGCAGGCGGCGGCAACGGGCTACACCACCGAAGATGGGGTGCAGGAGCCGGAGCCGTATCTGGGATATTACTATCATATCCTGACGGAGCAGGGCGAAAATGCACCCGGCGGCGCGATGTCTTATGTGATCAACGGCAACCAGGTCGCGGGTCATGCACTTCTGGCGTATCCGGCGGAATACGGCGTGACGGGGATCACCAGCTTCATGGTATCGGAAAACGGCATCGTGCTGGAGGCTGATCTGGGCGAGGACACGCTGAGCATTGCCAATGCAATTGAAAGCTTCGACCCGGATGGGGCGTGGGTGCCCGTAGCGGACAGGTAA
- a CDS encoding alkaline phosphatase: protein MQRFFAISTVAALTASASHAQDLPQAGSDWFTDADAVLQQMLERQPITGTAKNVILLVADGNGVGTNYVTRLFAGQQEGGMGDDHVLPYETFPNLALVKTYNINAQTPDSAPTAGAMNTGVKQRFNLINLNENAITGDCSTVEGNELTTFAEIVSEAGKSVGVVSTARLTHATPAGVYAKTAHRNWEDSVPEDCTAQKDIATQLVDQMEAGVVDFAMGGGRRHFVPEGTATDEGGEGVRADGTDLIARASNDLGVQYVWNLEGAKGLNLDGSTPVLGLFEDSHMQYEAGRDPEGEPSLADMTRMAIEYLQNNEDGYYLEIEAGRVDHANHANNAARVVTDGLAFAEAVAMADELTNDEDTLIIVTADHEHSIALNGYCGRGTPILGLCMDIDNEGIEHNGEPVLADDGKPYTVVGYLNGSSSVLVEQEDGSYAGSRPDLTQDEATDVDYVQQALIPKSSESHSGEDVAIYAKGPWAHLFDGTIEQNYIFHVMNHAVQAE, encoded by the coding sequence ATGCAACGCTTCTTTGCGATTTCGACGGTTGCCGCGCTGACTGCGTCGGCCAGCCATGCTCAGGATCTGCCGCAGGCGGGCAGCGACTGGTTCACGGACGCTGACGCTGTGCTTCAGCAGATGCTGGAGCGCCAGCCGATCACCGGTACGGCCAAGAACGTTATCCTTCTGGTTGCGGACGGCAACGGGGTTGGCACCAACTATGTTACACGTCTGTTCGCTGGTCAGCAGGAAGGCGGCATGGGTGATGACCACGTACTGCCCTATGAAACGTTCCCGAACCTCGCGCTGGTGAAGACTTACAACATCAATGCGCAGACGCCGGACTCGGCCCCGACTGCGGGTGCGATGAACACGGGCGTGAAGCAGCGCTTCAACTTGATCAACCTGAATGAAAACGCCATCACCGGCGACTGTTCTACGGTTGAGGGCAACGAACTGACGACCTTTGCCGAAATCGTGTCCGAAGCGGGCAAGTCGGTCGGTGTGGTTTCGACAGCGCGCCTGACCCATGCCACGCCCGCAGGTGTGTACGCGAAGACGGCGCACCGCAATTGGGAAGACTCCGTTCCAGAAGACTGCACCGCGCAGAAGGATATCGCGACACAACTTGTCGACCAGATGGAAGCCGGTGTCGTCGACTTCGCGATGGGCGGCGGGCGTCGTCACTTCGTGCCGGAAGGCACGGCGACAGATGAAGGCGGTGAGGGCGTTCGTGCTGACGGCACCGACCTGATTGCGCGTGCGTCCAACGATCTGGGTGTGCAATATGTCTGGAATCTCGAAGGGGCGAAAGGATTGAACCTGGACGGCTCGACGCCTGTGCTGGGATTGTTCGAAGACAGTCACATGCAATATGAGGCCGGCCGTGATCCGGAAGGCGAGCCGTCGCTGGCTGACATGACCAGGATGGCGATCGAATATCTTCAGAACAACGAAGATGGTTACTACCTTGAAATCGAGGCAGGTCGCGTCGACCATGCGAACCACGCCAACAACGCCGCCCGTGTTGTAACCGATGGCCTGGCCTTCGCCGAAGCTGTGGCCATGGCGGACGAGTTGACGAATGACGAGGACACGCTGATCATCGTTACTGCTGATCACGAACATTCTATCGCGCTGAACGGGTATTGCGGCCGTGGCACGCCGATCCTGGGCCTGTGCATGGACATCGACAATGAAGGCATCGAACATAACGGTGAACCGGTTCTGGCCGATGACGGCAAGCCTTATACCGTTGTCGGGTATCTGAACGGGTCGAGCTCGGTTCTGGTGGAGCAGGAAGACGGCAGCTACGCCGGTTCGCGTCCTGACCTGACGCAGGACGAGGCAACCGATGTCGACTACGTCCAGCAGGCGCTGATCCCCAAATCCTCGGAATCGCATTCGGGTGAAGACGTGGCGATCTATGCCAAAGGCCCATGGGCGCATCTGTTCGACGGAACCATCGAACAGAACTATATCTTCCACGTGATGAACCACGCGGTGCAGGCAGAATAA
- a CDS encoding DUF3300 domain-containing protein, producing the protein MRQLLLATAAAALIAGQALAQDDQAAADDTVLSDSDLDTLVAPVALYPDTLLVQILIAAASPLDVVKAERLLQSEEGADIGTIKSDLADEGLDESVTVLATAFPDVLGEMSDHIEWTESLGDAMMAQEDDVMAAVQRMRDQAIDTGALVSNDEQVVETDDDDNVVIAPSDPQKVYVPSYDPNVVYDSSLDDALIAGAVGFGTFALMDAIFDDDDDWDDYWGCRHCAGWDDGPIIRDPEINIDGNVIRGNDIDINRKDVREKIKDNDIGWKPDPAKKERAHEKIAARRDESGKTRLPIKKDEARGAELQKKLQQQPVNRPDRPAGAGAHAAGVEKIKKKAPAAGTAAKKANIKRPEPGNIKKPKAVNRSAIQQKAPAIKKASAHPRAQSAIHKAGSGSHAKAAKVRARPHGGKIKRR; encoded by the coding sequence ATGCGACAACTACTATTGGCGACTGCGGCGGCCGCGCTGATTGCCGGACAAGCGTTAGCTCAAGATGATCAGGCGGCGGCAGATGACACGGTTCTGAGCGATTCCGATCTGGATACGCTCGTTGCGCCTGTGGCGCTTTATCCCGATACATTGCTGGTGCAGATTCTGATTGCGGCGGCGAGCCCGCTGGATGTGGTGAAGGCGGAACGCCTGCTGCAAAGCGAAGAAGGCGCTGATATCGGCACGATCAAGTCCGATCTGGCGGATGAGGGGCTGGACGAAAGCGTGACCGTTCTGGCGACGGCGTTTCCCGATGTGCTGGGCGAGATGTCGGATCATATCGAATGGACCGAGTCGCTGGGCGACGCGATGATGGCCCAGGAAGACGATGTGATGGCCGCCGTGCAGCGGATGCGCGATCAGGCCATTGATACCGGCGCGTTGGTCAGCAACGACGAACAGGTCGTGGAAACGGATGACGACGACAACGTCGTGATCGCACCGTCCGATCCGCAGAAGGTCTATGTGCCGAGCTATGATCCGAATGTGGTTTACGATTCATCGCTCGATGACGCATTGATCGCGGGCGCGGTGGGCTTTGGCACCTTCGCGCTGATGGATGCGATTTTCGACGACGACGATGACTGGGACGATTACTGGGGCTGTCGCCATTGTGCGGGCTGGGATGATGGTCCGATCATCCGCGATCCGGAAATCAACATCGACGGTAACGTTATTCGCGGCAACGACATCGACATCAACCGCAAGGATGTGCGTGAGAAGATCAAGGACAACGATATCGGCTGGAAACCTGATCCGGCCAAGAAGGAAAGGGCGCATGAGAAGATTGCAGCGCGCCGCGATGAAAGTGGCAAGACCAGGCTGCCGATCAAGAAGGATGAGGCGCGCGGTGCCGAGCTACAGAAGAAGCTGCAACAGCAACCGGTGAACCGCCCCGACCGTCCGGCAGGTGCTGGCGCTCATGCGGCGGGCGTCGAGAAGATCAAGAAGAAGGCACCTGCTGCCGGGACTGCGGCGAAGAAGGCCAATATCAAGCGACCTGAGCCGGGCAACATCAAGAAGCCCAAGGCAGTCAACCGAAGCGCGATTCAACAGAAGGCGCCAGCGATCAAGAAGGCGTCGGCACACCCTCGGGCCCAATCCGCCATCCACAAGGCGGGTTCGGGATCGCATGCCAAGGCCGCGAAGGTCCGGGCCAGGCCGCATGGCGGCAAGATCAAGAGGAGATGA